One part of the Treponema peruense genome encodes these proteins:
- a CDS encoding amidohydrolase family protein: protein MTDFHVHFGQYNNEYFYPQRVVDDLAKRKITEAWISSTTSCIYCREQHPELQNQPNAKQIVDAVNEEFNIAINHAKLYGIKIHPLYWLVPEFEKSGVYFEKYFSKILNQVQDDGLLNHSEFISESVFYEGFKIHPRAQNWDFSDDATFELTERVFSFAEKNKLRILIHTGNDSVDCPRKFEPFIAKYSKCIVQLAHIKKIDEAIYMLNNYSNVVFDTAFSNQENILKIQNKGFANRLVYGSDFPIKDHTNLKGEVIIPNGVKEIHRNAFLNCQNIKTFLFPEVL, encoded by the coding sequence TTGACAGATTTTCATGTTCACTTTGGACAATATAATAACGAATATTTTTATCCGCAACGCGTTGTTGACGATTTGGCAAAACGTAAAATTACAGAAGCCTGGATTTCGTCAACAACGTCGTGCATTTATTGTCGCGAACAGCATCCGGAATTACAAAACCAGCCGAATGCAAAACAAATTGTAGATGCCGTAAATGAAGAATTTAATATTGCAATTAATCATGCAAAACTTTATGGAATAAAAATTCACCCGCTTTACTGGCTTGTTCCCGAGTTTGAAAAATCCGGTGTATATTTTGAAAAATATTTCAGTAAGATCCTGAATCAAGTTCAGGATGACGGCTTATTGAATCATTCCGAATTTATTTCGGAATCTGTTTTCTATGAAGGTTTTAAAATACATCCTCGTGCGCAAAACTGGGATTTTTCAGATGACGCAACATTTGAACTTACAGAACGAGTTTTCTCTTTTGCAGAAAAAAATAAGCTTCGAATTTTAATTCACACGGGTAATGACTCTGTTGACTGTCCACGCAAGTTTGAGCCATTCATTGCAAAATATTCAAAATGCATTGTTCAACTTGCGCACATAAAAAAAATTGACGAAGCAATTTACATGCTTAATAATTATTCAAATGTAGTTTTTGATACAGCGTTTTCGAATCAAGAGAATATTTTAAAAATACAGAACAAAGGTTTTGCAAATCGCCTTGTTTACGGGAGCGATTTTCCGATTAAGGACCACACAAATCTAAAAGGTGAAGTAATAATTCCAAATGGAGTCAAAGAAATTCACCGCAATGCTTTTTTGAATTGTCAAAATATTAAAACATTTTTGTTCCCGGAAGTGTTGTAA